In Leishmania braziliensis MHOM/BR/75/M2904 complete genome, chromosome 23, one genomic interval encodes:
- a CDS encoding putative Csl4p homologue, with the protein MPVILHTGARVAPGDTIFTSPAAVTSSNDALEGGAAEEAEVVPREGCAVQYVERYVTPKALSLSAPSTVVERLIVATRHGIAQWDGPLVSVFPLTSSGRAEYAAARGTGAPPGSTVSSSRHTVLGPRPGDIVHLRITRLNRLFAFGEVIAVNWRWCSHRSLSSAAAGGGGNNSGVFKGVLRQEDIRPFKPSKDQLLPPPPSLSFGPGDVVLAEVISQSDVHQYQLSTISEGCGVVESFITTIEGRYGGQEKIKLEHIPGRRDAMMIRSTGEVVPRWCPLLP; encoded by the coding sequence ATGCCGGTCATTCTACACACCGGTGCTCGTGTCGCACCTGGCGACACCATCTTCACCTCCCCTGCGGCCGTGACGTCCTCTAACGATGCCCTcgaaggaggcgctgcggaggaggcggaggttGTGCCGAGAGAGGGTTGTGCGGTGCAGTACGTAGAGCGATACGTAACGCCAAAAGCGCTATCCTTGTCGGCGCCGTCGACAGTGGTGGAGCGCTTGATCGTAGCTACCCGTCACGGTATCGCGCAGTGGGATGGACCCCTTGTGTCGGTCTTTCCCCTTACTTCGTCCGGCAGGGCGGAGtacgcggcagcgcgcggcaCAGGCGCCCCACCCGGCTCTACGGTCTCGTCTTCGCGGCATACCGTGCTTGGACCGCGGCCGGGTGACATAGTGCATCTCCGCATCACTCGACTGAATCGTCTCTTTGCCTTTGGCGAGGTCATTGCGGTAAACTGGAGGTGGTGTAGCCATCGCAGcctctcctccgcggcagccggcggcggcggcaacaacagcgGCGTCTTCAAAGGCGTCCTGCGACAGGAGGATATCCGACCGTTCAAGCCCTCGAAAGaccagctgctgccccctccgccgtcgctgtcctTCGGGCCGGGAGATGTTGTGCTCGCCGAGGTTATTTCACAGTCCGACGTACACCAATACCAGCTCAGCACCATTAGCGAGGGCTGCGGCGTAGTGGAGAGCTTTATAACTACTATCGAGGGGCGATACGGCGGTCAAGAGAAGATCAAGCTTGAGCATATACCCGGGCGTCGCGACGCCATGATGATTCGGAGCACaggagaggtggtgccgaGATGgtgtccgctgctgccataA